The window AGTTTTAGGTTTTGATACTCTTTATGAATATGAAAGTTCTAATAATCCATATTTGGGATGTATTGTTGGAAGATATGCGAATAGAATTGCTAAAGGAAGATTCATTATTGATGGAATTTCTTATCAGCTTGCATTAAATGATGGTGAAAATTCTCTTCATGGTGGTGTTAAGGGTTTCCATAGAAAAGTCTTTAAAGCAATTCCAATGAAGCTTCCTTCTGGACCAGCTCTGAGGTTAAAATATTTGAGTCATGATGGGGAGGAGGGTTTTCCTGGAAATCTTGATGTTTCAGTTACATACATCCTTACTAATGATAATGAAGTTGTTATAGATTATATTGCTACTACAGATAAGCCAACAATAATAAATTTGACAAACCATTCTTATTTTAATCTTTTGGGAGAAGGAGTAGGGAATATATTAGAACATGAGCTTATGATTTTAGCTAAAAATTATACAGCAGTAGATAACACCTTAATTCCTACTGGAGAGATAGTATCTGTTGAAAACACTCCCTTAGATTTTAGAACTCCAAAAAAAATAGGTGAAAAGATAAAAGAACTTAAATATCCTCCTTTTAACGGTTATGATCATAATTTTGTACTCGATAATCAAACAGGAAAACTTGCTCTGTGTGCTACAGTTTATGAACCAAAAAGTGGAAGGGCGATGGATGTATATACAACACAGCCTGGAGTTCAACTTTATACTGGTAACTGGTTAAATATAAAAGGAAAGGGCGGAAAATATTATAAAGAGTACTCCGGATTTTGTCTTGAAACTCAACATTATCCTGATTCTCCCAATCATCCTAATTTCCCTAATGTGATTCTCCGCCCTCAAGAAATATATAAAGAAACTACCATT of the Dictyoglomus sp. genome contains:
- a CDS encoding galactose mutarotase, encoding MKDIHIEKSFYGITEEGIPVDQYTLINKNGLIMKIITYGATITELWVPDKNGVLEDIVLGFDTLYEYESSNNPYLGCIVGRYANRIAKGRFIIDGISYQLALNDGENSLHGGVKGFHRKVFKAIPMKLPSGPALRLKYLSHDGEEGFPGNLDVSVTYILTNDNEVVIDYIATTDKPTIINLTNHSYFNLLGEGVGNILEHELMILAKNYTAVDNTLIPTGEIVSVENTPLDFRTPKKIGEKIKELKYPPFNGYDHNFVLDNQTGKLALCATVYEPKSGRAMDVYTTQPGVQLYTGNWLNIKGKGGKYYKEYSGFCLETQHYPDSPNHPNFPNVILRPQEIYKETTIYKFSVKI